From a single Columba livia isolate bColLiv1 breed racing homer chromosome 19, bColLiv1.pat.W.v2, whole genome shotgun sequence genomic region:
- the FUBP3 gene encoding far upstream element-binding protein 3 isoform X5 has protein sequence MAELAQGQSAAPVGIKAEGFVDALHRVRQIAAKIGDIPHLNNSTTLVDPSVYGYGVQKRPLDDGGLRVSGLHGAQIRDTERSNQLGALVHQRAVITEEFKVPDKMVGFIIGRGGEQISRIQAESGCKIQIAPDSGGMPERPCVLTGMPESIEQAKRLLGQIVDRCRNGPGFHNDVDGNSTIQEILIPASKVGLVIGKGGETIKQLQERTGVKMIMIQDGPLPTGADKPLRITGDAFKVQQAREMVLEIIREKDQADFRGVRNDFSSRMGGGSIEVSVPRFAVGIVIGRNGEMIKKIQNDAGVRIQFKPDDGISSERVAQVMGLPDRCQHAAHIISELILTAQERDGFGSLAVARGRGRGRGDWSVGTPGGMQEITYTVPADKCGLVIGKGGENIKSINQQSGAHVELQRNPPPNTDPGVRIFTIRGVPQQIELARHLIDEKVGGTSMGGPGGFGQNPFSQAPATPHQNGPQAFMTQGWGSTYQTWQQPGQQVPSHAASAASQASSQPDYTMAWAEYYRQQAAYYGQTLGQAQAHSQEQ, from the exons ATGGCGGAGCTGGCGCAGGGGCAGAGCGCAGCGCCCGTGGGGATCAAGGCCGAGGGCTTCGTCGACGCTCTGCACCGGGTCCGGCAG ATTGCTGCTAAAATTGGAGATATTCCTCACTTGAATAATTCTACAACACTTGTGGACCCGTCAGTCTACGGTTATGGAGTGCAGAAACGGCCCCTGGATGATGGAG GTCTCCGTGTAAGTGGGCTCCATGGAGCACAGATAAGAGACACAGAAAGAA GTAACCAGTTAGGGGCCCTGGTACATCAAAG ggcTGTAATAACAGAAGAGTTCAAAGTGCCTGATAAAATGGTTGGATTTA TAATCGGCAGGGGAGGAGAACAGATCTCGCGGATTCAGGCAGAGTCTGGCTGCAAAATTCAAATTGCTCCAG ACAGTGGTGGGATGCCGGAGCGGCCCTGTGTGCTCACCGGGATGCCAGAGAGCATTGA ACAAGCAAAACGGCTACTGGGGCAGATTGTAGATCGCTGTCGGAACGGACCCGGTTTTCACAACGATGTTGATGGCAACAGTACGATTCAGGAGATTTTGATCCCGGCATCCAAAGTGGGTCTAGTCATCGGCAAAGGAGGTGAAACAATAAAACAGTTGCAG gAGCGAACAGGTGTGAAAATGATTATGATCCAAGACGGTCCATTGCCTACTGGAGCAGATAAACCTCTCCGTATTACTGGAGACGCATTTAAAGTACAG CAAGCGAGGGAAATGGTACTGGAGATCATCCGAGAGAAAGATCAGGCAGACTTCCGAGGCGTACGCAATGATTTCAGTTCTAGAATGGGAGGAGGCAGCATAGAG GTCTCTGTGCCCAGGTTTGCTGTTGGAATTGTGATaggaagaaatggagaaatgatCAAAAAGATTCAGAATGATGCTGGAGTTAGGATTCAATTTAAACCAG ATGATGGGATTAGTTCTGAAAGAGTCGCACAGGTCATGGGGCTTCCCGATAGGTGTCAACACGCAGCGCACATCATCAGCGAGCTCATTCTCACAGCACAG GAACGAGATGGCTTTGGAAGTTTGGCTGTCGCCCGAGGAAGAGGTCGTGGCCGTGGGGACTGGAGCGTTGGAACACCTGGGGGCATGCAGGAAATAACCTACACGGTGCCAGCCGATAAGTGCGGCCTCGTTATAGGCAAAG GTGGTGAGAACATCAAGAGCATAAACCAGCAGTCAGGAGCCCATGTGGAGCTCCAGAGAAACCCACCTCCCAACACAGACCCTGGTGTACGAATATTCACAATCAGAGGAGTTCCGCAGCAAATTGAACTCGCTAGACATCTCATAGATGAGAAAGTTGGT GGTACCAGCATGGGTGGACCTGGAGGATTTGGTCAGAATCCGTTCAGCCAAGCACCCGCGACACCTCATCAAAA CGGTCCTCAGGCGTTCATGACGCAGGGTTGGGGCAGTACCTACCAGACGtggcagcagcctgggcagcaAGTCCCAA gtcatgctgccagtgctgcttctcaggcAAGTTCCCAGCCAGACTACACAATGGCTTGGGCAGAGTATTACAGACAGCAGGCCGCCTACTACGGGCAGACACTAGGGCAGGCTCAGGCCCACAGCCAG GAGCAGTAG
- the FUBP3 gene encoding far upstream element-binding protein 3 isoform X2, whose amino-acid sequence MAELAQGQSAAPVGIKAEGFVDALHRVRQIAAKIGDIPHLNNSTTLVDPSVYGYGVQKRPLDDGGLRVSGLHGAQIRDTERSNQLGALVHQRAVITEEFKVPDKMVGFIIGRGGEQISRIQAESGCKIQIAPDSGGMPERPCVLTGMPESIEQAKRLLGQIVDRCRNGPGFHNDVDGNSTIQEILIPASKVGLVIGKGGETIKQLQERTGVKMIMIQDGPLPTGADKPLRITGDAFKVQQAREMVLEIIREKDQADFRGVRNDFSSRMGGGSIEVSVPRFAVGIVIGRNGEMIKKIQNDAGVRIQFKPDDGISSERVAQVMGLPDRCQHAAHIISELILTAQERDGFGSLAVARGRGRGRGDWSVGTPGGMQEITYTVPADKCGLVIGKGGENIKSINQQSGAHVELQRNPPPNTDPGVRIFTIRGVPQQIELARHLIDEKVGGTSMGGPGGFGQNPFSQAPATPHQNGPQAFMTQGWGSTYQTWQQPGQQVPSQQSQQQNSHPDYSKAWEEYFKKQSHAASAASQASSQPDYTMAWAEYYRQQAAYYGQTLGQAQAHSQEQ is encoded by the exons ATGGCGGAGCTGGCGCAGGGGCAGAGCGCAGCGCCCGTGGGGATCAAGGCCGAGGGCTTCGTCGACGCTCTGCACCGGGTCCGGCAG ATTGCTGCTAAAATTGGAGATATTCCTCACTTGAATAATTCTACAACACTTGTGGACCCGTCAGTCTACGGTTATGGAGTGCAGAAACGGCCCCTGGATGATGGAG GTCTCCGTGTAAGTGGGCTCCATGGAGCACAGATAAGAGACACAGAAAGAA GTAACCAGTTAGGGGCCCTGGTACATCAAAG ggcTGTAATAACAGAAGAGTTCAAAGTGCCTGATAAAATGGTTGGATTTA TAATCGGCAGGGGAGGAGAACAGATCTCGCGGATTCAGGCAGAGTCTGGCTGCAAAATTCAAATTGCTCCAG ACAGTGGTGGGATGCCGGAGCGGCCCTGTGTGCTCACCGGGATGCCAGAGAGCATTGA ACAAGCAAAACGGCTACTGGGGCAGATTGTAGATCGCTGTCGGAACGGACCCGGTTTTCACAACGATGTTGATGGCAACAGTACGATTCAGGAGATTTTGATCCCGGCATCCAAAGTGGGTCTAGTCATCGGCAAAGGAGGTGAAACAATAAAACAGTTGCAG gAGCGAACAGGTGTGAAAATGATTATGATCCAAGACGGTCCATTGCCTACTGGAGCAGATAAACCTCTCCGTATTACTGGAGACGCATTTAAAGTACAG CAAGCGAGGGAAATGGTACTGGAGATCATCCGAGAGAAAGATCAGGCAGACTTCCGAGGCGTACGCAATGATTTCAGTTCTAGAATGGGAGGAGGCAGCATAGAG GTCTCTGTGCCCAGGTTTGCTGTTGGAATTGTGATaggaagaaatggagaaatgatCAAAAAGATTCAGAATGATGCTGGAGTTAGGATTCAATTTAAACCAG ATGATGGGATTAGTTCTGAAAGAGTCGCACAGGTCATGGGGCTTCCCGATAGGTGTCAACACGCAGCGCACATCATCAGCGAGCTCATTCTCACAGCACAG GAACGAGATGGCTTTGGAAGTTTGGCTGTCGCCCGAGGAAGAGGTCGTGGCCGTGGGGACTGGAGCGTTGGAACACCTGGGGGCATGCAGGAAATAACCTACACGGTGCCAGCCGATAAGTGCGGCCTCGTTATAGGCAAAG GTGGTGAGAACATCAAGAGCATAAACCAGCAGTCAGGAGCCCATGTGGAGCTCCAGAGAAACCCACCTCCCAACACAGACCCTGGTGTACGAATATTCACAATCAGAGGAGTTCCGCAGCAAATTGAACTCGCTAGACATCTCATAGATGAGAAAGTTGGT GGTACCAGCATGGGTGGACCTGGAGGATTTGGTCAGAATCCGTTCAGCCAAGCACCCGCGACACCTCATCAAAA CGGTCCTCAGGCGTTCATGACGCAGGGTTGGGGCAGTACCTACCAGACGtggcagcagcctgggcagcaAGTCCCAA GCCAACAGAGCCAGCAGCAGAACAGCCATCCCGATTACAGCAAAGCATGGGAGGAGTATTTCAAAAAACAGA gtcatgctgccagtgctgcttctcaggcAAGTTCCCAGCCAGACTACACAATGGCTTGGGCAGAGTATTACAGACAGCAGGCCGCCTACTACGGGCAGACACTAGGGCAGGCTCAGGCCCACAGCCAG GAGCAGTAG
- the FUBP3 gene encoding far upstream element-binding protein 3 isoform X1, with product MAELAQGQSAAPVGIKAEGFVDALHRVRQIAAKIGDIPHLNNSTTLVDPSVYGYGVQKRPLDDGGLRVSGLHGAQIRDTERIGNQLGALVHQRAVITEEFKVPDKMVGFIIGRGGEQISRIQAESGCKIQIAPDSGGMPERPCVLTGMPESIEQAKRLLGQIVDRCRNGPGFHNDVDGNSTIQEILIPASKVGLVIGKGGETIKQLQERTGVKMIMIQDGPLPTGADKPLRITGDAFKVQQAREMVLEIIREKDQADFRGVRNDFSSRMGGGSIEVSVPRFAVGIVIGRNGEMIKKIQNDAGVRIQFKPDDGISSERVAQVMGLPDRCQHAAHIISELILTAQERDGFGSLAVARGRGRGRGDWSVGTPGGMQEITYTVPADKCGLVIGKGGENIKSINQQSGAHVELQRNPPPNTDPGVRIFTIRGVPQQIELARHLIDEKVGGTSMGGPGGFGQNPFSQAPATPHQNGPQAFMTQGWGSTYQTWQQPGQQVPSQQSQQQNSHPDYSKAWEEYFKKQSHAASAASQASSQPDYTMAWAEYYRQQAAYYGQTLGQAQAHSQEQ from the exons ATGGCGGAGCTGGCGCAGGGGCAGAGCGCAGCGCCCGTGGGGATCAAGGCCGAGGGCTTCGTCGACGCTCTGCACCGGGTCCGGCAG ATTGCTGCTAAAATTGGAGATATTCCTCACTTGAATAATTCTACAACACTTGTGGACCCGTCAGTCTACGGTTATGGAGTGCAGAAACGGCCCCTGGATGATGGAG GTCTCCGTGTAAGTGGGCTCCATGGAGCACAGATAAGAGACACAGAAAGAA TAGGTAACCAGTTAGGGGCCCTGGTACATCAAAG ggcTGTAATAACAGAAGAGTTCAAAGTGCCTGATAAAATGGTTGGATTTA TAATCGGCAGGGGAGGAGAACAGATCTCGCGGATTCAGGCAGAGTCTGGCTGCAAAATTCAAATTGCTCCAG ACAGTGGTGGGATGCCGGAGCGGCCCTGTGTGCTCACCGGGATGCCAGAGAGCATTGA ACAAGCAAAACGGCTACTGGGGCAGATTGTAGATCGCTGTCGGAACGGACCCGGTTTTCACAACGATGTTGATGGCAACAGTACGATTCAGGAGATTTTGATCCCGGCATCCAAAGTGGGTCTAGTCATCGGCAAAGGAGGTGAAACAATAAAACAGTTGCAG gAGCGAACAGGTGTGAAAATGATTATGATCCAAGACGGTCCATTGCCTACTGGAGCAGATAAACCTCTCCGTATTACTGGAGACGCATTTAAAGTACAG CAAGCGAGGGAAATGGTACTGGAGATCATCCGAGAGAAAGATCAGGCAGACTTCCGAGGCGTACGCAATGATTTCAGTTCTAGAATGGGAGGAGGCAGCATAGAG GTCTCTGTGCCCAGGTTTGCTGTTGGAATTGTGATaggaagaaatggagaaatgatCAAAAAGATTCAGAATGATGCTGGAGTTAGGATTCAATTTAAACCAG ATGATGGGATTAGTTCTGAAAGAGTCGCACAGGTCATGGGGCTTCCCGATAGGTGTCAACACGCAGCGCACATCATCAGCGAGCTCATTCTCACAGCACAG GAACGAGATGGCTTTGGAAGTTTGGCTGTCGCCCGAGGAAGAGGTCGTGGCCGTGGGGACTGGAGCGTTGGAACACCTGGGGGCATGCAGGAAATAACCTACACGGTGCCAGCCGATAAGTGCGGCCTCGTTATAGGCAAAG GTGGTGAGAACATCAAGAGCATAAACCAGCAGTCAGGAGCCCATGTGGAGCTCCAGAGAAACCCACCTCCCAACACAGACCCTGGTGTACGAATATTCACAATCAGAGGAGTTCCGCAGCAAATTGAACTCGCTAGACATCTCATAGATGAGAAAGTTGGT GGTACCAGCATGGGTGGACCTGGAGGATTTGGTCAGAATCCGTTCAGCCAAGCACCCGCGACACCTCATCAAAA CGGTCCTCAGGCGTTCATGACGCAGGGTTGGGGCAGTACCTACCAGACGtggcagcagcctgggcagcaAGTCCCAA GCCAACAGAGCCAGCAGCAGAACAGCCATCCCGATTACAGCAAAGCATGGGAGGAGTATTTCAAAAAACAGA gtcatgctgccagtgctgcttctcaggcAAGTTCCCAGCCAGACTACACAATGGCTTGGGCAGAGTATTACAGACAGCAGGCCGCCTACTACGGGCAGACACTAGGGCAGGCTCAGGCCCACAGCCAG GAGCAGTAG
- the FUBP3 gene encoding far upstream element-binding protein 3 isoform X3: MAELAQGQSAAPVGIKAEGFVDALHRVRQIAAKIGDIPHLNNSTTLVDPSVYGYGVQKRPLDDGVGNQLGALVHQRAVITEEFKVPDKMVGFIIGRGGEQISRIQAESGCKIQIAPDSGGMPERPCVLTGMPESIEQAKRLLGQIVDRCRNGPGFHNDVDGNSTIQEILIPASKVGLVIGKGGETIKQLQERTGVKMIMIQDGPLPTGADKPLRITGDAFKVQQAREMVLEIIREKDQADFRGVRNDFSSRMGGGSIEVSVPRFAVGIVIGRNGEMIKKIQNDAGVRIQFKPDDGISSERVAQVMGLPDRCQHAAHIISELILTAQERDGFGSLAVARGRGRGRGDWSVGTPGGMQEITYTVPADKCGLVIGKGGENIKSINQQSGAHVELQRNPPPNTDPGVRIFTIRGVPQQIELARHLIDEKVGGTSMGGPGGFGQNPFSQAPATPHQNGPQAFMTQGWGSTYQTWQQPGQQVPSQQSQQQNSHPDYSKAWEEYFKKQSHAASAASQASSQPDYTMAWAEYYRQQAAYYGQTLGQAQAHSQEQ; encoded by the exons ATGGCGGAGCTGGCGCAGGGGCAGAGCGCAGCGCCCGTGGGGATCAAGGCCGAGGGCTTCGTCGACGCTCTGCACCGGGTCCGGCAG ATTGCTGCTAAAATTGGAGATATTCCTCACTTGAATAATTCTACAACACTTGTGGACCCGTCAGTCTACGGTTATGGAGTGCAGAAACGGCCCCTGGATGATGGAG TAGGTAACCAGTTAGGGGCCCTGGTACATCAAAG ggcTGTAATAACAGAAGAGTTCAAAGTGCCTGATAAAATGGTTGGATTTA TAATCGGCAGGGGAGGAGAACAGATCTCGCGGATTCAGGCAGAGTCTGGCTGCAAAATTCAAATTGCTCCAG ACAGTGGTGGGATGCCGGAGCGGCCCTGTGTGCTCACCGGGATGCCAGAGAGCATTGA ACAAGCAAAACGGCTACTGGGGCAGATTGTAGATCGCTGTCGGAACGGACCCGGTTTTCACAACGATGTTGATGGCAACAGTACGATTCAGGAGATTTTGATCCCGGCATCCAAAGTGGGTCTAGTCATCGGCAAAGGAGGTGAAACAATAAAACAGTTGCAG gAGCGAACAGGTGTGAAAATGATTATGATCCAAGACGGTCCATTGCCTACTGGAGCAGATAAACCTCTCCGTATTACTGGAGACGCATTTAAAGTACAG CAAGCGAGGGAAATGGTACTGGAGATCATCCGAGAGAAAGATCAGGCAGACTTCCGAGGCGTACGCAATGATTTCAGTTCTAGAATGGGAGGAGGCAGCATAGAG GTCTCTGTGCCCAGGTTTGCTGTTGGAATTGTGATaggaagaaatggagaaatgatCAAAAAGATTCAGAATGATGCTGGAGTTAGGATTCAATTTAAACCAG ATGATGGGATTAGTTCTGAAAGAGTCGCACAGGTCATGGGGCTTCCCGATAGGTGTCAACACGCAGCGCACATCATCAGCGAGCTCATTCTCACAGCACAG GAACGAGATGGCTTTGGAAGTTTGGCTGTCGCCCGAGGAAGAGGTCGTGGCCGTGGGGACTGGAGCGTTGGAACACCTGGGGGCATGCAGGAAATAACCTACACGGTGCCAGCCGATAAGTGCGGCCTCGTTATAGGCAAAG GTGGTGAGAACATCAAGAGCATAAACCAGCAGTCAGGAGCCCATGTGGAGCTCCAGAGAAACCCACCTCCCAACACAGACCCTGGTGTACGAATATTCACAATCAGAGGAGTTCCGCAGCAAATTGAACTCGCTAGACATCTCATAGATGAGAAAGTTGGT GGTACCAGCATGGGTGGACCTGGAGGATTTGGTCAGAATCCGTTCAGCCAAGCACCCGCGACACCTCATCAAAA CGGTCCTCAGGCGTTCATGACGCAGGGTTGGGGCAGTACCTACCAGACGtggcagcagcctgggcagcaAGTCCCAA GCCAACAGAGCCAGCAGCAGAACAGCCATCCCGATTACAGCAAAGCATGGGAGGAGTATTTCAAAAAACAGA gtcatgctgccagtgctgcttctcaggcAAGTTCCCAGCCAGACTACACAATGGCTTGGGCAGAGTATTACAGACAGCAGGCCGCCTACTACGGGCAGACACTAGGGCAGGCTCAGGCCCACAGCCAG GAGCAGTAG
- the FUBP3 gene encoding far upstream element-binding protein 3 isoform X4, whose product MAELAQGQSAAPVGIKAEGFVDALHRVRQIAAKIGDIPHLNNSTTLVDPSVYGYGVQKRPLDDGGLRVSGLHGAQIRDTERIGNQLGALVHQRAVITEEFKVPDKMVGFIIGRGGEQISRIQAESGCKIQIAPDSGGMPERPCVLTGMPESIEQAKRLLGQIVDRCRNGPGFHNDVDGNSTIQEILIPASKVGLVIGKGGETIKQLQERTGVKMIMIQDGPLPTGADKPLRITGDAFKVQQAREMVLEIIREKDQADFRGVRNDFSSRMGGGSIEVSVPRFAVGIVIGRNGEMIKKIQNDAGVRIQFKPDDGISSERVAQVMGLPDRCQHAAHIISELILTAQERDGFGSLAVARGRGRGRGDWSVGTPGGMQEITYTVPADKCGLVIGKGGENIKSINQQSGAHVELQRNPPPNTDPGVRIFTIRGVPQQIELARHLIDEKVGGTSMGGPGGFGQNPFSQAPATPHQNGPQAFMTQGWGSTYQTWQQPGQQVPSHAASAASQASSQPDYTMAWAEYYRQQAAYYGQTLGQAQAHSQEQ is encoded by the exons ATGGCGGAGCTGGCGCAGGGGCAGAGCGCAGCGCCCGTGGGGATCAAGGCCGAGGGCTTCGTCGACGCTCTGCACCGGGTCCGGCAG ATTGCTGCTAAAATTGGAGATATTCCTCACTTGAATAATTCTACAACACTTGTGGACCCGTCAGTCTACGGTTATGGAGTGCAGAAACGGCCCCTGGATGATGGAG GTCTCCGTGTAAGTGGGCTCCATGGAGCACAGATAAGAGACACAGAAAGAA TAGGTAACCAGTTAGGGGCCCTGGTACATCAAAG ggcTGTAATAACAGAAGAGTTCAAAGTGCCTGATAAAATGGTTGGATTTA TAATCGGCAGGGGAGGAGAACAGATCTCGCGGATTCAGGCAGAGTCTGGCTGCAAAATTCAAATTGCTCCAG ACAGTGGTGGGATGCCGGAGCGGCCCTGTGTGCTCACCGGGATGCCAGAGAGCATTGA ACAAGCAAAACGGCTACTGGGGCAGATTGTAGATCGCTGTCGGAACGGACCCGGTTTTCACAACGATGTTGATGGCAACAGTACGATTCAGGAGATTTTGATCCCGGCATCCAAAGTGGGTCTAGTCATCGGCAAAGGAGGTGAAACAATAAAACAGTTGCAG gAGCGAACAGGTGTGAAAATGATTATGATCCAAGACGGTCCATTGCCTACTGGAGCAGATAAACCTCTCCGTATTACTGGAGACGCATTTAAAGTACAG CAAGCGAGGGAAATGGTACTGGAGATCATCCGAGAGAAAGATCAGGCAGACTTCCGAGGCGTACGCAATGATTTCAGTTCTAGAATGGGAGGAGGCAGCATAGAG GTCTCTGTGCCCAGGTTTGCTGTTGGAATTGTGATaggaagaaatggagaaatgatCAAAAAGATTCAGAATGATGCTGGAGTTAGGATTCAATTTAAACCAG ATGATGGGATTAGTTCTGAAAGAGTCGCACAGGTCATGGGGCTTCCCGATAGGTGTCAACACGCAGCGCACATCATCAGCGAGCTCATTCTCACAGCACAG GAACGAGATGGCTTTGGAAGTTTGGCTGTCGCCCGAGGAAGAGGTCGTGGCCGTGGGGACTGGAGCGTTGGAACACCTGGGGGCATGCAGGAAATAACCTACACGGTGCCAGCCGATAAGTGCGGCCTCGTTATAGGCAAAG GTGGTGAGAACATCAAGAGCATAAACCAGCAGTCAGGAGCCCATGTGGAGCTCCAGAGAAACCCACCTCCCAACACAGACCCTGGTGTACGAATATTCACAATCAGAGGAGTTCCGCAGCAAATTGAACTCGCTAGACATCTCATAGATGAGAAAGTTGGT GGTACCAGCATGGGTGGACCTGGAGGATTTGGTCAGAATCCGTTCAGCCAAGCACCCGCGACACCTCATCAAAA CGGTCCTCAGGCGTTCATGACGCAGGGTTGGGGCAGTACCTACCAGACGtggcagcagcctgggcagcaAGTCCCAA gtcatgctgccagtgctgcttctcaggcAAGTTCCCAGCCAGACTACACAATGGCTTGGGCAGAGTATTACAGACAGCAGGCCGCCTACTACGGGCAGACACTAGGGCAGGCTCAGGCCCACAGCCAG GAGCAGTAG
- the FUBP3 gene encoding far upstream element-binding protein 3 isoform X6: MAELAQGQSAAPVGIKAEGFVDALHRVRQIAAKIGDIPHLNNSTTLVDPSVYGYGVQKRPLDDGVGNQLGALVHQRAVITEEFKVPDKMVGFIIGRGGEQISRIQAESGCKIQIAPDSGGMPERPCVLTGMPESIEQAKRLLGQIVDRCRNGPGFHNDVDGNSTIQEILIPASKVGLVIGKGGETIKQLQERTGVKMIMIQDGPLPTGADKPLRITGDAFKVQQAREMVLEIIREKDQADFRGVRNDFSSRMGGGSIEVSVPRFAVGIVIGRNGEMIKKIQNDAGVRIQFKPDDGISSERVAQVMGLPDRCQHAAHIISELILTAQERDGFGSLAVARGRGRGRGDWSVGTPGGMQEITYTVPADKCGLVIGKGGENIKSINQQSGAHVELQRNPPPNTDPGVRIFTIRGVPQQIELARHLIDEKVGGTSMGGPGGFGQNPFSQAPATPHQNGPQAFMTQGWGSTYQTWQQPGQQVPSHAASAASQASSQPDYTMAWAEYYRQQAAYYGQTLGQAQAHSQEQ; the protein is encoded by the exons ATGGCGGAGCTGGCGCAGGGGCAGAGCGCAGCGCCCGTGGGGATCAAGGCCGAGGGCTTCGTCGACGCTCTGCACCGGGTCCGGCAG ATTGCTGCTAAAATTGGAGATATTCCTCACTTGAATAATTCTACAACACTTGTGGACCCGTCAGTCTACGGTTATGGAGTGCAGAAACGGCCCCTGGATGATGGAG TAGGTAACCAGTTAGGGGCCCTGGTACATCAAAG ggcTGTAATAACAGAAGAGTTCAAAGTGCCTGATAAAATGGTTGGATTTA TAATCGGCAGGGGAGGAGAACAGATCTCGCGGATTCAGGCAGAGTCTGGCTGCAAAATTCAAATTGCTCCAG ACAGTGGTGGGATGCCGGAGCGGCCCTGTGTGCTCACCGGGATGCCAGAGAGCATTGA ACAAGCAAAACGGCTACTGGGGCAGATTGTAGATCGCTGTCGGAACGGACCCGGTTTTCACAACGATGTTGATGGCAACAGTACGATTCAGGAGATTTTGATCCCGGCATCCAAAGTGGGTCTAGTCATCGGCAAAGGAGGTGAAACAATAAAACAGTTGCAG gAGCGAACAGGTGTGAAAATGATTATGATCCAAGACGGTCCATTGCCTACTGGAGCAGATAAACCTCTCCGTATTACTGGAGACGCATTTAAAGTACAG CAAGCGAGGGAAATGGTACTGGAGATCATCCGAGAGAAAGATCAGGCAGACTTCCGAGGCGTACGCAATGATTTCAGTTCTAGAATGGGAGGAGGCAGCATAGAG GTCTCTGTGCCCAGGTTTGCTGTTGGAATTGTGATaggaagaaatggagaaatgatCAAAAAGATTCAGAATGATGCTGGAGTTAGGATTCAATTTAAACCAG ATGATGGGATTAGTTCTGAAAGAGTCGCACAGGTCATGGGGCTTCCCGATAGGTGTCAACACGCAGCGCACATCATCAGCGAGCTCATTCTCACAGCACAG GAACGAGATGGCTTTGGAAGTTTGGCTGTCGCCCGAGGAAGAGGTCGTGGCCGTGGGGACTGGAGCGTTGGAACACCTGGGGGCATGCAGGAAATAACCTACACGGTGCCAGCCGATAAGTGCGGCCTCGTTATAGGCAAAG GTGGTGAGAACATCAAGAGCATAAACCAGCAGTCAGGAGCCCATGTGGAGCTCCAGAGAAACCCACCTCCCAACACAGACCCTGGTGTACGAATATTCACAATCAGAGGAGTTCCGCAGCAAATTGAACTCGCTAGACATCTCATAGATGAGAAAGTTGGT GGTACCAGCATGGGTGGACCTGGAGGATTTGGTCAGAATCCGTTCAGCCAAGCACCCGCGACACCTCATCAAAA CGGTCCTCAGGCGTTCATGACGCAGGGTTGGGGCAGTACCTACCAGACGtggcagcagcctgggcagcaAGTCCCAA gtcatgctgccagtgctgcttctcaggcAAGTTCCCAGCCAGACTACACAATGGCTTGGGCAGAGTATTACAGACAGCAGGCCGCCTACTACGGGCAGACACTAGGGCAGGCTCAGGCCCACAGCCAG GAGCAGTAG